The DNA sequence TTTTTGTCAAATCATACAAACAGAGTGTTTACTTTAACTTTTTTCCTAACCAAATCCTGGATCTGACTGATTGCCCAACACTGAGGAAAAGTAGAAATAATACAGAGTTAACGTTCAAAAGAAATGACCTCGACACAAACGAATCGCGGTTGTCTATACTGCTGCATCACTAGTTAAATTTTGTTGTTGTATAACTGTCTTTTTGTCTATATCTCTAGACAAGCTACCGAGTGACAATTTAAGAATGAACGATTTGGATGACGGTGATCGTTAACTTTAAGACCTGTTCCTGTTGCTGTTAAGCAACCTCGATCATCTGAAGCGAGAGGGTCTTGATAATGCTGGCGGAAAGCAGCATTAGTAGTCGATTTGGACTTCTTGCGGGATGTCGTATTAGTAAGCTTGAGGCTAAACAAGGTCTCCAAAACTTATGAACTCGTTCTTAAACGCAAGAAAATAGTTGCTGCAGTCGCATCATAAACTTATACTCGGGCTTGTTGTCTAATAAGCTACCCAGCTGCTGGTACATAGCTTTTGTTTAAGCGTAGGCTTCTAATTCTCTTTAGCCTTGGTCTTGAGCGAGAAGTCAAAGTGTTACTTGCTGTCTGTCAAGGCTATTGCGATGTATCCCGCTGCACTAATGACATTATGTAAGGTACGCAATCGAGTTCAGGTTAACCATGTTCGAGGAGGCGCCGTGCCGCTCAGGTTGGGGATGAAAGTTGATGTAACGAAAGATTAAGAAATTAAATCTGGTGATCTTCAACACGTTTGGAGGAATATGTAAAAAAGATTATGCAAACGTTGCAACAATTAGGCAATTTTGCCACGCACCAAAATGTCCGCTTTTTCCCCATATAGCACCAAATCTTTCGGCAATATTTCCTTAAGATTGCATTTGTAGATTCGtcagattcgaaaatattgtgcGAAGGTTAAATAACCTTCAAGAAATTTCcctgcaatattgctgtaagGCATCATGTCCGTTTTTAGATTGTATTTCCAAAAgacaataattatttacaatcaataatatgaagttgcatgaaaaacaatagaacttaaaaagaacgttaattgaaatatactacaTTTCCTCCCTCCTTTATAAAGATTTCTCAAATTATCATGGTGGAGAGTAAATAGTTCGTGATATGCGTATCCGAGGTGATCGTCGAATCGGCGGTGTGTttggaatgaaaaatgactgtTCTTCAGGTAAATGTTCAGTACGTTGATCTTGAGTTTGTAACGGAAATTCTTCTTGAAGAGTTCCAGAGGTAGATTGATTTTGGAATGAATCATTTACAGTAGGTGGAAGAGATACGTGAGATTTTGAGAATTGAGCTTCCGTTGTAGTCGTAGACATGTCAACACTTGAAGATGGTAAAGATTCTGAAATTAAAGATTCTTGAGTTGACGTAGCTTGTATAGTCGGTGATTATTTAAACGACACACTCTGAAAAGTCGAAGGAGCCTTATATGATGGTGTAATTACTTCAGTATTTACTTCTTGTTGTGCACTCATAGATCTTGGAGTTAcgttaattttgtaaaatcgaGTATGACGTCGTGTGCTTGTGATGGAAAACATTGTTAAATTAGCACCAATTTTATCTTCAGAAAATTTTACTCTTTCTGGATTCTTTCTTGTTTCTTCCCCTTCTTTTGATCTTTTTGTAGAAGCACGAATTTGATCGACGTGTCGTTTATACTTGTTATCCATGTAACTGATAATTTGTCCTGGAATCCATTTATCTAATTTTGGATTaccaaaaagaaaataaacatgTTCAAGTGGTTTAAATTCTCGGTACGTATTGATAAAATCATCTTGATGTTTCTCAGAAATCTTCTCGTTGATAGGTTCGGGTCGAACAAGATCTAATCGCGTGCGAATGtttcgttttaaaaataataaagcaggTGGTTGTCCAGTAGTTGAATGAGGAGCTCCTCTATATTGTCTCAAGAATTCATTCAAGTTCCGCTGCAAAGAACCTTGTGTCGTATCCATTTTAAGTAAGGCTCTTTTTCTTGTACTTATGCATTTTTCTGCTTGACAATTTGTCGAAGGGTGATAAGGAGCAGTAAGTTTGTAATATTTCACTCCACTTATCTTGAGCAATGTAACTGTCATCTGAAACAAATTGACGGCCATGATCTGAAACAACAATGCTAGGTACACCATAAGTAGCGAATAGCTGATCGAGAATATCGATTGTAGCAGTGCTAGTATTAGAACTTGTGACCTTGACTTCAAGCCATTTACTATAAGCATCAGTGGTTACTAGAAGCATTTTACCAGCTATTGGTCCAGCGTAGTCTATATGGATACGTTCCCATGGACCTTTAGGATATTCCCAATGATGTCTGTTGAATTTAGGAGGAGCATGAGCATGCTTGGCAAACTCAGCACAAGATTTAGTAATCTGATTCAATATCTGCATTAATTTCTGACCAGTGCCAAACCTTTCATTTTGACAATGCCTAAATGCGCTGAATGAATGTCGTTTAAAATTGCTTGACGAAGAGACGATGGAATCACAACTTGATGTTCAAAAATCAAGCAATTTGAAGATAGACCATAAGAAGACTCAGGCGCTTTGTATCTATGACGAGATAGGTCTTGGCCAGCTTCGAGTAGTTGAATAATTTTACCTAAGTTAGAATCTTTACTAGTTTCCTTCGTAATCTGCTCTGCTCGTACAGGAAACTGATTGATCTGgttaataatatatgtatCAAAAGAATCAAGTTCTGTAATTTCTTCAATAGTGTCAACTGTTGAAGGAAGTGAAGCGCGTGAACAATAATCTGCATTTGCATTAGCTTTAGTTGGCTTAAACTTAATATCGTAGTTGAAATGAGCTAAGTAATCAGCATAATTAGCCATTCGATTGATACAAAGAATAGGAAGTGATTTTTCAAGATGAAAAATCGGTGTCAATGGCTTGTGATCTGTAAACAGCGTAAAATGATGAgcgtataaataattgaaaaatttttgaaaagccCATACAATACCTAAAGCTTCCTTGTCGATTTGAGGATAGCGTTGTTCAGTAGCAGTTAATGTACGGCTCGCAGAAGCAATTGGCCTTTCGATTTCGTTGCTAAGTTTATATGATAAAACAGCTCCGAGTCCTACTTTGCTTGCATCAATGGCGAGTATGAGAGGTAAGGATGGGTCGTATGGCATCAAAACTTGAGgagaaatgaaaatatttcaaagctCTTCGTATGCTTTGTTATGACATTCAGAAGTACGAAATGGACACTTACTGCGTTTGTGACGTTCTCCGCATCCATAACAAGCGTACTGACCTTATTGTTCACCATGATCTTGCTTCCGAGAAGCACTGCGCGATATATGTGAAGCATTCCGTTTATGCTTGAAATGCGTCGTTGAACAAGATAGCGCATGTATCTTATTAGAAGTAGAGGTAACCTTATCCGCTGTTTGACGAGTTGACTCCAATGTATGTGCTATTTCGTAAGCGTCTTTGAATGTAGTAGGTTTCTTGGCGATTATTTcatcgcgcatatcacgatcGGTGAGACCAAAGCTGTTCAATCAGCATCCTGTCGAGAAATGTGTAGTATTCGCAGAACGTAGCCCCTTGCTTTCATCGTAGTGAGAAATTAGCAATTGATTCATTCTGTAGCTGTACAATTTGTCGGAACTTAACACTTTCTGCATATTGTTTTTTCTTGACGTCGAAATGTGCAATTAAAACAGTGCGAATTTGTTGATACGTACGACTTTCTGGTGTATCAGGAGCAACAAGAATTTTTAGAGCATTCTTAAGTTCTGCGCCCATATATGCTCGAGCGAAATCACCGTATTCTTCTTCCAAAATTTTACTCAGTTGTAATGCCCACTCGAACCTCTTGAAATAATCGTTGACTGTCGTTCCGTCAGATGAACGATATTCTTGATACTTGAACAGAGGAGCTTTGGGTTGAACTTGAGAAGTAGATTCAGGCTGGCTTGTAACAGAAGTGGTAACTTGTGGAATAGCAATCCTCAGAGCATCCACCAACGCCTTCGTCACAGCAGCAATCAATGCAGTAGAAGGTTCCTCTACGTTCGACATGGTTATGTTGACGTTGATTTGTATTGAAAATATGCACTTTCCACTATTTCTCTCTGCGTGATATTGAAGTAGAATATAGAAAATCAAGTAATCGGCGTATTTTCGAAACCAAttctaaaatattgtatatgtataaagtaAACTTGTAAATTATATCGCTTTTAATCTTTAGCTATTAGCAGGGTAGTCTTTCAATGCAATGTTAAGGCAATATTGCCAAAATATCAGGTGCTACAGGGGGATATAACGTCTCATCGTGACCCACTCTTTCATACATATTGCGCTGAGAAAATGAACTTGATGTTATATTTAATACAGTTTTTCATTGCCTAAAAAAGGCGTAAATGCTGTTCTTATACGGATTTACTTTGTaagtttttactttttaaatagatatttttaaaatactatgGTTTGGGATTTTACTATTTGACTATAGTCCTCACCTTCTACAGTAGCAGATTTTTTAAGCAACTGGCTTAAATGACTGTTGAGTAAagtttattcctttttttttgttgcagAAAAAACAATTGTAATTTgatttagtaaaaaaaaatccattgCATACAAtcatatacaaaaatttaatacacacatacacatacacagcaATACTTGTCTCCCAACACATTTCTAATATGCTTTAGCAGAAACTATTACAATGCTTCCTtacaaaatacattatttttgttttcttaaGCAGTAGTGATTATTCTTAAAaactattttgtttttttttaaatgtcgcacttttttgaaattattgtTGAGTTATTTAATCAATTTCTTGTATACACTAACCTATTTTATAGATTGCTAACATTTTTTATGTTGTTAAATAATTGTTCGACAAAAGTACGTTACAAGTATTTTttgcttcatttttatttttattttttattgtcttcaattataataactttttagaatatatatatttttttaaaaaatatattaaacattGTTATGGCTTAATCAATAACCAGAACTTTCTTACAGCTTGTGTGTAAAGTAGTTCAGATATATTTTACCCTGTGCATGCAAACATACAAGGAGTTTAAATAGCGATGCTGTCCAATATTTTATATCACGTGTCTGCTTTTATCCTGCATTAAATATTATCCATCTTTTGCTTAATATAAACTACTGAAaaacataattattattttttaagttcaTAGTCATAAAGACATGAAAtgaatttttgttattaaattGATGTATTTAGATAATCATACTTAAATGCTTGAATATGTCCTTTGATTCTAAAAagttatacaaatatttatttacttgtTTGTATTTACTTACACGATTGTTTATATGCATGTTTTCGTACGGACAAATATGATCCAACTCGTAAATGCGCGGAAATATATGACAGCAAAGCtcatctttttaaaaatatagtaGTAAATGGAAActgtttgatttattttaagaCAATTTTTAACTCGATGTGTCTTCTATGTATTTTGCAGATGATGTTTGCAGTATGAAGAAATATTTGATGATAACACTTGAAATCAGAAGTTTTATTCTACCAACAAAATGTTTTCGAGATCGTACCTGACAACATAAAAATGCTTAAAAGACTGCTTCCTGCATAAGATATTGGAAGTTAATACTGACACagattatataattaaaatatttaaacaaattataaaGAATAATTTGTCGACctgaatatttttatcaaacaTTGACAAAgcttttttaaaacttgtttGTTTAACATATATACTTATcaatacttattattattactaataTGAAAGTCGAACTTGTTAAATGTTGAgctttgaaataaataattgattgatgAATTGATTTTcctaaaattaatcaaatttaaaCTAAAGTCATGGATTCAAAAAATGTAAGTCAACCTTCATCCCAGGATTGTAATGTACAATCTCCAGCTTTACAAAGTTATCATACGCCTAATGAAGGTCATATTTATTATGTTATTATGGAGCGTCTTGTTACCAAACTGAACGACATAGAACATGAACTAAAATGTGCTTGGAGAATATTAGACATCTTAAATCAGGAGTGTATAAAAATGTGGGAGAGATTAGAAAAATTAGAAGGTTTTTTGTTTGaacaacaaaatgtaatcACGCAATTAGTAGAATATCATTCTACCGAAAACAATCAAGAAGAATCCAACGTagttaatgaaaatattgtaGGTTCTATTGGCGAATTAGATGCTATAGCTGAAAGTCTAGGAGCAGCTATCGGAATTGAAGAAACAAGTGTTCTAAGAGAAAAATTGGCTAAAAACGAATTAACAAAGAAGCAAGAGTTTATTCAAGAATCGTCAAAATCAATATCTCCAGTAACCGATAACCAGAGAAATATTCGATATCTTGAAGGATTAGAAACTTTGGATGAAGAAATTGCAGTTCCAGATGAAGCATTTTATCGAAGTTTAAATAACGCATATCGAGAAGATTTGATATGTGGTGATACTTCTAGACCTGCTTCACAACTAGGCATGATTTGGGAAGAAGCTGAAGATGTGGAAGATCTGAATTGTAAAAAAGATACAGAGAACAGCAAACAATCTAAAGAACAAATTCAACATAATTCCACGATATTAAAGCAAACTTCCTGTACACTAACAAAAAAAGAACCGGAAAAACAGATTGAAGAAGAAACTGATGTACAAGAGGATGAAGGAGAAGTTTTCAGTGCCGAAGATTATAAAACATATCGCGGTGATAGTCCATGCGTTAGTGAACATGATTTAGCACAGTTATCAAGATTAAGTTTAATTGATGAAGCTTCTTTGGACAAATTGCATGAATTGAATAGATTGACTAGTAAATTACAAAAAGATTCTCAAAATCTCATAGAACTCCATTCTAGACTAACGGAATCTCCTAAAAAGCAGTATTTTTCTGAAGGTGAAGCTAAATCAGCTGATGAAATGAGTAATACGGATGAacagttaagaaaaatgtatgtCGAAACCGATGTTGATAACTGGACATATTCCAAGAGTCCGGGATCTACTGGGCGATCCATATCGAGAGTTAGCACAGATAGCGGCTTAACGACTGACGGTGACATCACTACCCGATCGATTTCACCTAGACTGAACTCCGCATCTAAATCTAATTTAGATTTTAATCCTTTGGCATACACACAACCAAAAGCAAGCTATGCAACTGCGCTGATAGAAATAAGTCCTGAATCTGTCATTACATTACCTATAGATGTCGGGAATTTTGCAAAAGgttatgcagaaaacaaagagctAACTGATCTGATGGTAGAAAGTTTAGGAACTATAAATTGTGTATCTCCTACACGATCTGTGGAAAGTCTTCATgatattcatgacataaaagcTCAAAAAGATGAATACATTGGAAGCGTCATGAGATTAAACTTGTTAAATAAAATGGAATATAACGAAAATCGAAGCCCAGAAAGCCAATCACCAATGTCTCCGCCTCCACCAGCTCCACAggatttaaatgaaaatttatttctaaaaaGCAAGGAACAGCAagaatgtataaataaaagttcACAAAGCTCaggtttttcgaaaaatattgatataaattatgatcaaaacaaatttaattCACGAGCTCAACAATCTCCGAAATCTCCTAGGTTATCTCCTAAACAAGTGACAAAACTAACTAACAGTATTGTTACAGCTAAGTCAGATTCTGGACTATCTTCAATGAGTGGATGGAGCAGTATTGATAAATCTCCTTGTTCACCAAAAAATGTTGTGTCGAAAACATTATCGCCGTTTTTATCAGATAATGCGAAACCTACCGTTGTATTAAATACTGAAGctataaaaatcgaaaatcccCTTATGTCTTTCTCAGATATAAAAATAGTTAATGTCGACCCTTTATATGATACCCCTGAAGGCCTCGATTCTTTATGTCAGAGAGAACCTTTAGTAACAGACCATCTGTACGACTCAATTGTTAATCATCTACCATTAGCACAAACTGTTGTAAATTCAGTTATAATAGATGATTTTGATTCTGTACCTCCACCAGCTCCTGCTAAAAGATCACCTCTAAGTCCAATAAAAAGTAGTCATCTACATACTTTATCTAAGAGTATCGATGTAATAACAATTGGAACAACAAAAGATTTCTTTTGTAGAAATGTACAACCCGCAATTTATTCTGTCGCTGGAAGTAATAAATGTCAAGCAATAACTAGTGTATATACAAGTGGTTCAGGAGCATATGAAGCAAAAACTGCGCCTACTGAAAACGTTTCAAGTAGTGAAGATCTACGCACAATCTATCAAGATCGTAACAATACTGTATCACACAACGTTATTTCAGCTAATTGTGATTTATTAAACTATGTTAAAAAGTCATCAAAAACAGCACTCTATGTAGGTGAAATTACAAATAATGATGGATCAAAAACAGCAAATTATAAAACAATGTTTCCAACAGGAAATATTACCGATGCATTGTCTTATTATCCTACTAGCACTAATCTTTCTAGAACTGAAATAATCGATAATAGTTGGCATGGTACTTGTAATGAGAATTTATTAAATGATCCTACCTCTTTAAATCTTAAATCGCCAAGTTTAGAATATAACCAccatcaaaatatttatactgATAGACGAACTGTACCACCTTCGTACCAAACAGTAGCATTTCATACCTATGCTAACCAAGGATTTATACAAGCATATCAGCAACAATGTCAACTTTTTAATCAACGCTTGTCAAGTTTTGAGAATCCTCAATTGGCTGACACATACAAAAATCAGTGTCAAAAAGAGCATCAACATTTTACAGATCAAGAGCTCCAAAAAACTCAAATTACTAAATTGCAACAAGAAGAGTTTTATGATGCTTCCAACGTTATAGTTTCGCAATCTGGATATATAAGTATTTCAGCAAATATTAAAGATTTAGAACCAGAATCtttgaaatcatcaaaaaaaatacgaaggGGTTCATCGTTAAAAAATGCCATGAGTTCAATGAGTAATTGGCTTCCTGATTTATACTTACATAAAAGAAATAGAAGTCAATCATTACCGGGGGGAATCAAACGAGAAGAGCTAAATGAGCCACCTAATTCAGCTAGTCAGCGCGTATTAAGCGAGGCGATATCGGTAATACATCGTCCCGGCGGACCATCTGttcgtaaaaagaaaaaacatatTCTTGTGTCGACTGTTTCTGGTATTTTACAAAAAGCTAAACGTAGATCTCACCACACACAATCTCTTTCTGATCCAGAACAATCTGAGACTGAATGGAGTAGCGGAAAACAAAGTGGATTGTCAGAAGATGAAGAAAGTACAATTTCAGAAGTAAATCAAGAAATTTCTGTTTTTGCTAAAGTTCGAGTTAATACAtgcaataaaaaacaattgaaaCGTATTACCGCTCAGCAACATTCTGAAAACGACGAACAAAAAGAAGAATTCTTAAAACAGCAATGTCTTCAGCATCAAGAAGCACTTCAACAGCAGATTCAATATCACCAAGAACAACTGCAAAAGAATATCATAAAAGAAGAATGGTTATCAGAAATGGAAACTGAATGTAAATCAGACCCATACGAAGAAGAGCCAGTCGAacaaattattgattttgaaGATGAAACATCAGGAAATAGTACTATATCTGGTTCAGGTGGTTCATCCATTTTTCCTACAGTAGGtgatataaaaaaatccaCTAATAGTTCTGATGAAACATTAAATGACAGGTTTCCAAAATTACCACCAGTAACTCTTATAGGTGGTTCTAGTATGGAGTTTGCAGTGTCAAGAGCATTAGGTAAATATCGACAAAGACAGTCATTTGCACTTCCTGATGACCAGTTAGATCTACTTAACAATGATCAAAAACTATATAATAGTGCTATTCAATCTTCTTTTGATTATCAAGAAGATCTATCAGAAAAAAGCGACAAGAGCGAAAAAGAATCCAAATTACCTGAACTTGTTACCAGTACCATTGAGGAAGTACAACCTGCAGAAAGTAGCCCTTCCGCTTCAAGTACACGAGGCCATACACAAAGTGGGAGCCGTTTTTTTCCACGGCATCAACAATCTCTTGAAATCCCTTGGGCTGGATCTCGTAATGGCGATGGTGATGAAGATAACAGAAGCACACATTCTTATAGAAGTACATCACGAGTATCGTCACGCCGCCAAAGTACTGAAGATTCAATTGATTCTGAAGATGAATGGTACTGCTATGAATTGAGAAAACTTGAAGAATTAGAAAGACAATCAGaaacgaaaaaagaaacagatataaattttacatttgtaGAAGAATCTGAGAAAACTGAAACATATCAACCAAATGAAGaagttaaagaaaaaatgtcaTTTGTACTTgaagaattaaaattaaaaacaaacttGCCGGCTGTTATTACTGATGACGATGCAAAAATTGAACTGGTAACGACAAAAATCAATGCAACAATGGATATAGGAGAACGGTATCATTATGAAAGACCAGCGCCTAAGAAAAAGTATGCAGAACCGATAGAAACGGTATTTGCTAGAGTAACGGATTATCATACGTGGGCTCATGAAGAAAATGCTAAGCGAGAGAAAAGATTTACAATATCAGAAGAAAATTCTTCTGGTGACACTTCCGGTCCTGACAGCCCTGTCCACTCTGTAGAAGAAGATGATGAACTACCGAAAGATATTGATGAATATCACTCAAGACGGAGTTCCAGTGGTTCTATGCTCCGACATTATGAAAAAATGCCACACAGCTCggattctttctctcgcgaagGTAGTGTTAGTGTACCACCTAGTGAGATTTCAGTTAGTATACCAGGAGCATGGGATTCTGAAAGTATCTTTATTGAAAGTGAACGTGATGGTTCTGCTAGTACTGAAGCTACTGAAGCTGGTATTCAAAGCCtgccaaaaataaaagttgataCATCATCACATGCCAGCTGCGATGATAATGCAGCAAGGGATGGCCAATTTAGTCCAGGTCTTCCAGGATCAAAATGGAAATTGCTCAAAGCATTAAAAGAACGAAAggctgaagaaaaattaaaagaaattgaaGAGGCAAATAAAGAAGCTAATGAAATATCACAAGGAATTACACCTGTAAGTATCAAAcaaggataaaaaaaaatattttttgtaaagtgTATTCAAGAATAACAAGttgtgaaaataaataatagaaataatttaatttaaaattattatgctCATAATGATATTATTAacattgttaattttttacaatttgaTTTAATTATACTCGTTATGCTACATTTATCGCGAATTCTTGAAAACGTCAATTATATAAATCATATATTTTGTGTGAGAGTGAAAATCTAtgtgttttcatttttagctaataaaaaattaatttaaaattaaggcggtttttaaagttaataaataaaatgaaaatcttcaatgtataaaaaatgacATGTCTCCGTTAAGTAGACTTAGCTGCTTTGAAGTTATGATTATTCTGCTGACTCATTTCTGGGAAAGATAGAATTTTGcgttcaaaatatatattaaataaatgcatCTAAACCATAATCATATGACCAGAAATTATATAATGCAGAAAAACCAAAAGGATAGCAAAAACATACTTTTGTCAGGTACTGGagagtttatttatttaatttatcagCATCAGATTTCAATTAAACCAAACCATGTCCTAtcgtaatttattattatctgtattttatgtaaatagaTTTACAAAGaatgttaaataaaatctcaatcagaaattacaattttataaaaccagAAATTATCATTTTATAAACCTTAATTTGATTGAGGGCTAAATATTACTCTAATGTGAGAACATTaatagcttaaataaaaaaaaaaaattttactaaaaattttaGTTCTAGTGGCTGTAACGTTTTATTAACGTTTTTTGTCAATCCTTATATTTGTATCAACGTTATGTACTTAACGTACAGGAGAAGACATAGTCTGGTTAAATCTGATTCACTGATGAATTTAAATACATATTCAGTTgcaatatatttaattttaatatttttacttgcACATTTTTGTCTAATATAGTGTAGGTGGTGGTTGATATGACGCCCCATATGGCATCCAATCTTTCGATAATGCTGTCTGAAGGTTGCATTGGCAAATTCGTcagatttgaaaatattgcaGTCGCAGATTATTGGATATTCTAGATACTGTCTAGCAATGTTGCTATAAAGGGTAATGTCCATTTTCGGATTGCGttttcaaaaaacaataacaatattGTAGCAATATTGCTCGAATATTATTAGCAATATTGTGTCAATATTGTGAAATAAAGGTgaaaaaacattaaattaaaaaaattatgtaagcGTTTTCGGGGGTTCTTATGCTCCTTTCGGAGGGTATCATCTGGATGGTACATCCCGAAACGTGCACGAGAACTTATGGAAACCCttatataactttttaatttaatgttttttgGGAACTTTAATAAAAAGCAAAAGTAAGAACTAACACAGGtgttaatgaaatataattttcaaaagtttgTATATCAATATGAATAAACATTCTATTAACAAATAAGAAGATTTCCAATTTATTAGTAAACAATATAGTAGAGTAATAAAGTTGTTAAatgaattctttttttttatattatagccTTCTCAAGTCCTTTTAAAGTCTTATATGGCTCTTCCCTCTGCCCGATACCATACAATTCtaataattcttaattttctgAACATAATTTTCTGACTTTcaacatttattaaattttactagtatatgaatttaaacaattttataataaaatattaatttgtttGTTACATTAATTTTGTAGTCGTGTCGTATACATAACTTTCAATTTGAATTGAAAAACGATACGTATCTTGGTCGATTTATTTAGTTTGTATAGTTATCCACATCTATAGCCTATGcatgtgtat is a window from the Nasonia vitripennis strain AsymCx chromosome 3 unlocalized genomic scaffold, Nvit_psr_1.1 chr3_random0009, whole genome shotgun sequence genome containing:
- the LOC107981437 gene encoding uncharacterized protein LOC107981437 isoform X12; this encodes MDSKNVSQPSSQDCNVQSPALQSYHTPNEGHIYYVIMERLVTKLNDIEHELKCAWRILDILNQECIKMWERLEKLEGFLFEQQNVITQLVEYHSTENNQEESNVVNENIVGSIGELDAIAESLGAAIGIEETSVLREKLAKNELTKKQEFIQESSKSISPVTDNQRNIRYLEGLETLDEEIAVPDEAFYRSLNNAYREDLICGDTSRPASQLGMIWEEAEDVEDLNCKKDTENSKQSKEQIQHNSTILKQTSCTLTKKEPEKQIEEETDVQEDEGEVFSAEDYKTYRGDSPCVSEHDLAQLSRLSLIDEASLDKLHELNRLTSKLQKDSQNLIELHSRLTESPKKQYFSEGEAKSADEMSNTDEQLRKMYVETDVDNWTYSKSPGSTGRSISRVSTDSGLTTDGDITTRSISPRLNSASKSNLDFNPLAYTQPKASYATALIEISPESVITLPIDVGNFAKGYAENKELTDLMVESLGTINCVSPTRSVESLHDIHDIKAQKDEYIGSVMRLNLLNKMEYNENRSPESQSPMSPPPPAPQDLNENLFLKSKEQQECINKSSQSSGFSKNIDINYDQNKFNSRAQQSPKSPRLSPKQVTKLTNSIVTAKSDSGLSSMSGWSSIDKSPCSPKNVVSKTLSPFLSDNAKPTVVLNTEAIKIENPLMSFSDIKIVNVDPLYDTPEGLDSLCQREPLVTDHLYDSIVNHLPLAQTVVNSVIIDDFDSVPPPAPAKRSPLSPIKSSHLHTLSKSIDVITIGTTKDFFCRNVQPAIYSVAGSNKCQAITSVYTSGSGAYEAKTAPTENVSSSEDLRTIYQDRNNTVSHNVISANCDLLNYVKKSSKTALYVGEITNNDGSKTANYKTMFPTGNITDALSYYPTSTNLSRTEIIDNSWHGTCNENLLNDPTSLNLKSPSLEYNHHQNIYTDRRTVPPSYQTVAFHTYANQGFIQAYQQQCQLFNQRLSSFENPQLADTYKNQCQKEHQHFTDQELQKTQITKLQQEEFYDASNVIVSQSGYISISANIKDLEPESLKSSKKIRRGSSLKNAMSSMSNWLPDLYLHKRNRSQSLPGGIKREELNEPPNSASQRVLSEAISVIHRPGGPSVRKKKKHILVSTVSGILQKAKRRSHHTQSLSDPEQSETEWSSGKQSGLSEDEESTISEVNQEISVFAKVRVNTCNKKQLKRITAQQHSENDEQKEEFLKQQCLQHQEALQQQIQYHQEQLQKNIIKEEWLSEMETECKSDPYEEEPVEQIIDFEDETSGNSTISGSGGSSIFPTVGDIKKSTNSSDETLNDRFPKLPPVTLIGGSSMEFAVSRALGKYRQRQSFALPDDQLDLLNNDQKLYNSAIQSSFDYQEDLSEKSDKSEKESKLPELVTSTIEEVQPAESSPSASSTRGHTQSGSRFFPRHQQSLEIPWAGSRNGDGDEDNRSTHSYRSTSRVSSRRQSTEDSIDSEDEWYCYELRKLEELERQSETKKETDINFTFVEESEKTETYQPNEEVKEKMSFVLEELKLKTNLPAVITDDDAKIELVTTKINATMDIGERYHYERPAPKKKYAEPIETVFARVTDYHTWAHEENAKREKRFTISEENSSGDTSGPDSPVHSVEEDDELPKDIDEYHSRRSSSGSMLRHYEKMPHSSDSFSREGSVSVPPSEISVSIPGAWDSESIFIESERDGSASTEATEAGIQSLPKIKVDTSSHASCDDNAARDGQFSPGLPGSKWKLLKALKERKAEEKLKEIEEANKEANEISQGITPNGSGIGGESGGRGNGHSGEITGFYSNIDSKPDIRPRRKSVPLVSELVLKTMAATKRNAGLSAVPRATLNDEELSSSLAISGTHVLAVPL